Proteins encoded within one genomic window of Raineyella fluvialis:
- a CDS encoding MFS transporter: MSTAIPSTTTGATGSSGQSFRARASSFIGSAVEYYDFLLYGAAAGLVFPKLFFANLDPALGTTLSYVILFTGYAARPLGGLLFGHYGDKFGRKRMLFITLLVMGLVSISIGLMPGSAMIGAAAPIILVVLRVIQGIAVGGEWAGATLMSMEHSKQGSKGLGASLAVAGAPMGAVLATLVLALFSGRHDFIVTDAWWASWRIPFLLSFVVVLVGLYLRSQIHESPEFEEARRRGEVHTNVPIVEMWTKYRKEVVLGTLAVGAPLFLQGLLAVWAVPYVVAGHAVSRQDALMMLTLSNALHVFAIPASAWLSDRLGRRPVMIGGAILSAVGLWGMFALFNTNQPVLIALAFIVGNPILQASMYGPIGAFLGEKFDANARYTGVSLTYQFGSLIGGGLAPLIADQFVRHPGQTQNLALYMSVFYVISGIAVLLSRETRHKQTHAERFIEANLVD, from the coding sequence ATGTCCACCGCCATCCCGTCGACGACGACCGGCGCCACCGGTTCGTCCGGCCAGTCCTTCCGCGCCCGTGCGTCGAGCTTCATCGGCTCGGCCGTTGAGTACTACGACTTCCTGCTCTACGGCGCGGCCGCCGGCCTCGTCTTCCCCAAGCTGTTCTTCGCGAACCTCGATCCGGCGCTCGGCACCACGCTGTCGTACGTCATCCTCTTCACCGGCTACGCGGCGCGTCCGCTGGGCGGTCTGCTCTTCGGGCACTACGGCGACAAGTTCGGCCGCAAGCGGATGCTCTTCATCACCCTGCTGGTGATGGGCCTGGTCTCGATCTCCATCGGCCTGATGCCGGGCTCGGCGATGATCGGGGCGGCGGCGCCGATCATCCTCGTGGTCCTGCGGGTCATCCAGGGCATCGCTGTCGGCGGTGAATGGGCCGGCGCCACGCTGATGTCGATGGAGCACTCGAAGCAGGGATCGAAGGGTCTCGGCGCCTCGCTCGCCGTCGCCGGTGCCCCGATGGGCGCGGTGCTCGCCACCCTGGTGCTCGCGCTCTTCTCCGGCCGCCATGACTTCATCGTCACGGACGCCTGGTGGGCCTCCTGGCGCATCCCGTTCCTGCTGTCCTTCGTCGTCGTGCTGGTCGGCCTCTACCTGCGCTCGCAGATCCACGAGTCGCCGGAGTTCGAGGAGGCCCGTCGCCGCGGCGAGGTGCACACCAACGTCCCGATCGTCGAGATGTGGACGAAGTACCGCAAGGAGGTCGTCCTCGGCACGCTGGCCGTCGGCGCCCCGCTCTTCCTTCAGGGCCTGCTGGCCGTCTGGGCAGTGCCGTACGTCGTCGCCGGCCACGCCGTCTCCCGGCAGGACGCGCTGATGATGCTCACGCTCTCCAACGCGTTGCACGTGTTCGCCATCCCGGCCTCGGCGTGGCTGTCGGACCGCCTCGGCCGTCGCCCGGTGATGATCGGTGGGGCGATCCTGTCCGCGGTGGGCCTGTGGGGGATGTTCGCCCTGTTCAACACGAACCAGCCGGTGCTGATCGCCCTCGCCTTCATCGTCGGCAACCCGATCCTGCAGGCCTCCATGTACGGCCCGATCGGCGCCTTCCTCGGCGAGAAGTTCGACGCCAACGCCCGCTACACCGGCGTCTCGCTGACCTACCAGTTCGGCTCGCTCATCGGTGGTGGCCTCGCCCCGCTGATCGCCGACCAGTTTGTCCGCCACCCCGGCCAGACGCAGAACCTGGCGCTCTACATGTCGGTCTTCTACGTGATCAGCGGCATCGCGGTGCTGCTGTCGCGGGAGACGCGGCACAAGCAGACCCACGCGGAGCGCTTTATCGAGGCGAACCTGGTGGACTGA
- a CDS encoding oxidoreductase — MAGHAVRVTGTIDAPPQAVWRVLTDLDRAAEVLTSVHEIVRLTDGPYDVGTRWRETRTMLGRTESHELTVTESLPCVRTVITTEAGGVTYATRMELEAVEPAPAKGRTRLTVTFEARHPRPTTRQRIAWTVMGPAGTLLTRAMLRRQVAEISAAAGDGRRRARTFTAASIPDLTGSVAVVTGANGGLGLESARALAAKGAQVVMAVRNTAKAEAAADAIRAAVPGASLEIVPLDLGSQASVRHAAQTILAAHPVIDLLLNNAGVMATAEGRTVDGYETQFGVDHLGHWTLTSLLLPGLLAAPAARVVTTTSMARLQAGGRLDPSDPLLERGYDPWAAYSRAKRANYHFALGLDREFRRAGVGAQSLAAHPGLAYTDLQPTAVRGGGAGRMGPLWAGLARLIGMSAADGALPQLRAATDPDASGGEFYGPRWSSRGPAVRLRVDRRGLDRAIDDLWAVSERQTGVRLDLRPR, encoded by the coding sequence ATGGCAGGCCACGCCGTCCGCGTCACCGGCACGATCGACGCCCCGCCGCAGGCCGTCTGGCGCGTGCTCACCGATCTGGACCGGGCCGCTGAGGTCCTCACCAGCGTCCACGAGATCGTCCGCCTGACGGACGGCCCGTACGACGTGGGGACCCGCTGGCGGGAGACGCGGACCATGCTGGGGCGTACGGAGAGCCATGAGCTGACCGTCACCGAATCGCTGCCCTGTGTGCGGACCGTGATCACCACCGAGGCGGGCGGCGTCACGTACGCCACGCGGATGGAACTGGAGGCGGTGGAGCCCGCCCCCGCGAAGGGCCGGACCCGGCTGACTGTCACCTTCGAGGCTCGCCACCCCCGGCCGACGACGCGCCAGCGGATCGCCTGGACGGTGATGGGGCCCGCCGGGACGCTGCTCACCAGGGCGATGTTGCGTCGCCAGGTCGCCGAGATCTCCGCGGCGGCCGGCGACGGGCGCCGCCGTGCGCGGACGTTCACGGCCGCGTCGATCCCCGACCTGACCGGGAGCGTCGCGGTCGTCACCGGCGCGAACGGCGGGCTCGGCCTCGAGTCGGCCCGCGCGCTCGCCGCGAAGGGCGCGCAGGTGGTGATGGCCGTCCGCAACACCGCCAAGGCCGAGGCGGCGGCCGACGCCATCCGGGCGGCCGTGCCAGGCGCCTCACTGGAGATCGTGCCGCTCGACCTCGGTTCGCAGGCGTCGGTGCGCCACGCCGCCCAGACCATCCTCGCCGCCCATCCGGTCATCGACCTGCTCCTCAACAACGCCGGGGTGATGGCCACCGCCGAAGGGCGGACCGTCGATGGGTACGAGACCCAGTTCGGCGTCGATCACCTCGGCCACTGGACCCTGACGTCACTCCTGCTCCCCGGTCTGCTGGCCGCGCCGGCCGCGCGGGTGGTGACGACGACGAGCATGGCCCGACTGCAGGCAGGCGGCCGCCTCGACCCCTCCGATCCGCTGCTCGAGCGGGGATATGACCCGTGGGCCGCGTACTCCCGGGCGAAACGCGCCAACTACCACTTCGCGCTCGGGCTGGATCGGGAGTTCCGCCGGGCCGGGGTGGGCGCGCAGAGCCTGGCGGCGCACCCGGGACTCGCCTACACCGACCTGCAGCCCACGGCCGTCCGCGGCGGTGGAGCGGGCCGGATGGGGCCGTTATGGGCGGGCCTCGCTCGGCTGATCGGGATGTCCGCCGCCGACGGTGCCCTGCCCCAGCTGCGCGCGGCCACCGATCCCGACGCCTCGGGCGGGGAGTTCTACGGCCCGCGGTGGAGCAGCCGCGGACCTGCCGTCCGGCTGCGCGTCGACCGGCGCGGGCTGGACCGGGCCATCGACGATCTGTGGGCGGTGTCGGAGCGGCAGACCGGCGTCCGTCTCGACCTGCGGCCGCGATGA
- a CDS encoding cupin domain-containing protein gives MTDSGPAPYVVDIEAATLANTYFRDTLWTGTFLQMTVMAIEPGGEVGGEIHDDHDQFIRIEEGRARVVMGPAKDVFTLDQEVEEDWVILIPAGSYHNVINVGDGPLKLYSLYAPPEHRPGTRHETAEDAREDPQETDLVD, from the coding sequence ATGACCGACTCCGGACCGGCCCCGTACGTGGTGGACATCGAAGCCGCCACCCTCGCCAACACCTACTTCCGGGACACCTTGTGGACCGGCACATTCCTGCAGATGACCGTGATGGCGATCGAGCCCGGCGGCGAGGTCGGTGGGGAGATCCACGACGACCACGACCAGTTCATCCGGATCGAGGAGGGCCGCGCCCGCGTGGTGATGGGCCCGGCCAAGGACGTCTTCACCCTGGACCAGGAGGTCGAGGAGGACTGGGTGATCCTCATCCCGGCCGGCAGCTACCACAACGTCATCAACGTCGGCGACGGGCCGCTCAAGCTCTACTCGCTCTATGCGCCGCCGGAGCACAGGCCCGGCACCCGGCACGAGACCGCTGAGGACGCCCGGGAGGACCCCCAGGAGACCGACCTGGTGGACTGA
- a CDS encoding class I SAM-dependent methyltransferase: MATTSPRDWDAATYGALPLPHVGWGRGVLDRLHPVDGETVLELGCGTGRDAAVLLSEHPGCRVIALDASPRMLTAAAETLAPYADRVRLREADLRDGFALEEPVDAAMSVATLHWLPDHPAVFASVARALRHGGRFVADAGGAGQLERVHRARRRVEGVADPADATHFAGIEETRTALVAAGFVDVDVRLRPDPLVLDAETLRPYLATVILGRSCADCPRRTGTRTSMPSRGRWTNR; the protein is encoded by the coding sequence ATGGCCACCACCTCCCCACGGGACTGGGACGCAGCCACGTACGGGGCGCTGCCGCTCCCCCACGTCGGCTGGGGCCGCGGCGTCCTCGACCGGCTCCACCCGGTCGACGGCGAGACCGTCCTCGAACTGGGCTGCGGCACTGGACGCGACGCCGCCGTACTGCTGAGCGAGCATCCGGGCTGCCGGGTGATCGCCCTGGATGCCTCCCCGCGGATGCTGACCGCCGCTGCCGAGACGCTGGCACCGTACGCGGACCGGGTGCGGCTCCGCGAGGCCGACCTGCGTGACGGTTTCGCTCTCGAGGAGCCGGTGGATGCGGCGATGAGCGTCGCCACCTTGCACTGGCTGCCCGACCATCCGGCGGTCTTCGCCTCGGTGGCCCGTGCGCTGCGGCACGGCGGGCGCTTCGTCGCGGACGCAGGCGGCGCCGGGCAACTCGAGCGCGTCCACCGGGCCCGCCGGCGCGTCGAGGGCGTGGCGGATCCCGCTGACGCCACCCACTTCGCCGGCATCGAGGAGACGCGGACGGCCCTGGTGGCGGCCGGCTTCGTGGACGTCGACGTACGGCTCCGACCGGATCCACTGGTGCTGGACGCGGAGACCCTTCGGCCGTACCTGGCCACGGTCATCCTCGGGCGGTCCTGCGCGGACTGCCCGAGGCGGACCGGGACGCGTACGTCGATGCCGTCGCGCGGGCGATGGACGAACCGGTGA
- a CDS encoding polysaccharide deacetylase family protein yields MSRRAVLGGALAVGAAAVLAACAGPTGGSPGATSSGAAAGSAASTAAATTPPSAPTPSPTAAALSPQRLTEVAQRYQGRTPKAWGLEVDGVVLRSTKPAVALTFDACGGPGGAGVDTDLIALLHSQRIPATLFLNSRWIEANRALAEQLAADDLFEIGNHGTRHLPLSVSGRSAYGIKGTTSVQEVVDEVAGNHDVLARLTGKEPRYFRPGTAYYDDVAVKIVRDLGEIPVNFDVNGDAGATFTKDQVIQAVGTAKHGSIIISHMNQPKGMTAEGYAVALPKLVSAGYTFAKLDDLMLA; encoded by the coding sequence ATGTCCCGGCGGGCCGTGCTCGGCGGGGCGCTGGCCGTCGGAGCCGCTGCGGTGCTGGCAGCCTGCGCTGGGCCGACTGGCGGTTCGCCGGGGGCGACGAGCAGTGGGGCGGCTGCGGGGTCGGCCGCGTCCACTGCGGCGGCGACGACTCCGCCCAGTGCGCCCACGCCGTCACCGACCGCCGCCGCCCTGTCGCCGCAGCGTCTCACCGAGGTGGCCCAGCGCTACCAGGGTCGTACGCCGAAGGCCTGGGGCCTGGAGGTGGACGGCGTCGTCCTGCGGAGCACGAAGCCGGCCGTCGCGCTGACCTTCGACGCCTGCGGCGGCCCGGGTGGGGCCGGCGTCGACACCGACCTGATCGCACTGCTGCACTCCCAGCGGATCCCCGCCACTCTGTTCCTCAACTCGCGCTGGATCGAGGCCAATCGCGCCCTCGCCGAGCAACTCGCCGCCGACGATCTGTTCGAGATCGGCAACCACGGCACCCGCCACCTCCCGCTGTCGGTCAGCGGCCGGTCGGCGTACGGGATCAAGGGCACCACCAGTGTCCAGGAGGTCGTCGACGAGGTGGCCGGCAACCACGACGTGCTGGCGCGGCTGACCGGCAAGGAGCCCCGCTACTTCCGCCCCGGCACCGCCTACTACGACGACGTCGCCGTGAAAATCGTCCGTGACCTCGGCGAGATCCCGGTCAACTTCGACGTCAACGGGGACGCCGGCGCCACCTTCACCAAGGACCAGGTCATCCAGGCCGTCGGCACCGCCAAGCACGGGTCGATCATCATCAGTCACATGAACCAGCCCAAGGGCATGACCGCCGAGGGGTACGCCGTGGCACTGCCGAAGCTGGTCTCGGCCGGATACACCTTCGCGAAGCTCGACGACCTGATGCTCGCCTGA
- a CDS encoding 2-oxo acid dehydrogenase subunit E2, with the protein MVLFRRADGIRVDDIPPLRRVVPFLTSTRIDSMVYYPQRVDVDHLLDWLADYNQGRPAAERITFFHVFLTALARTFHLRPELNRFISGRRTYVHKDISFSFVVKKAMTDEAPETQVQVSFTGRETVVEVRDRINAELARARGKEASGSDRLIDVFAAWPGPALAAVAWFAFFLDFHNLLPRFLREAIPLYASAYLVNLGSLGAEAPFHHLYQQGTASAFVAIGAIRKEAIVDDADRVVVRRCVNIVHTLDERATEGFYAVRSAQLLQGMLEVPEQLLEPLRE; encoded by the coding sequence ATGGTCCTCTTTCGGCGTGCCGACGGCATCCGGGTGGACGACATCCCGCCGCTGCGGCGCGTGGTGCCGTTCCTGACGTCGACACGGATCGACTCGATGGTCTACTACCCGCAACGGGTCGACGTCGACCACTTGCTCGACTGGCTGGCCGACTACAACCAGGGTCGTCCCGCTGCCGAGCGGATCACCTTCTTCCATGTGTTCCTGACCGCGCTCGCCCGGACGTTCCACCTCCGCCCGGAACTCAACCGGTTCATCTCCGGGCGTCGGACCTACGTACACAAGGACATCAGCTTCTCGTTCGTGGTCAAGAAGGCGATGACTGACGAGGCGCCGGAGACCCAGGTGCAGGTGTCCTTCACGGGCCGGGAGACGGTGGTGGAGGTCCGGGATCGGATTAACGCCGAACTCGCGCGTGCCCGCGGCAAGGAAGCGAGCGGGAGCGATCGCCTCATCGATGTCTTCGCCGCGTGGCCGGGTCCGGCTCTGGCGGCGGTGGCGTGGTTCGCGTTCTTCCTCGACTTCCACAACCTGCTGCCGCGGTTCCTTCGCGAGGCGATTCCGCTGTATGCGAGCGCTTACCTCGTCAATCTCGGCTCCCTGGGTGCTGAGGCGCCGTTCCACCACCTCTACCAGCAGGGGACCGCCAGCGCTTTCGTCGCCATCGGGGCGATCCGCAAGGAGGCCATCGTCGACGACGCGGATCGGGTGGTCGTCCGCCGGTGCGTGAACATCGTCCACACCCTCGACGAGCGCGCAACGGAGGGGTTCTACGCGGTCCGCTCCGCCCAGTTGCTACAGGGGATGCTCGAGGTTCCGGAGCAACTCCTGGAGCCGTTGCGGGAGTGA
- a CDS encoding HNH endonuclease signature motif containing protein — MKRSGSIGPIGSIRPDPSGVADSTPSMLARAVGEVATFLERGTVCLTDRQLLAASTALQGLLSRVTAAELVVVQELETRGTTLALLGVSTPAWLRSANRRTARQAHQTVRTAAELAAHPAVAQALGAGEASPEQARGILAGLAVLPPDLDPVTASTIDQDVVEHAARFDPDQLRQLANHAVEVHAPEVAEEWLRKLLEQQEAEARKKRKLDWSRDGQGATFFRAKLPTVEGDEFIALIEAYVSKAYRSQEIEALDPAYTAPTASQLRADALMSLVDQCAAEAAAPVQGGDRPRITVVIDEARLRSRMGTAELLDSGETVSAGALRRLACDADILPAVLGGSSQLLDVGRTMRLVSGDLRQAVHLRDRGCAFPACDRQARFCEVHHIVPWACGGVSALPNLVLLCRHHHAMVEPDPRSVPGARWEVRMAADGIPEFLPPQARGFARTPQRNARYELRDPGPP; from the coding sequence ATGAAGAGAAGCGGGTCGATCGGGCCGATCGGGTCGATCAGGCCGGATCCGAGCGGTGTGGCCGATTCCACCCCGTCGATGCTGGCGCGCGCCGTGGGAGAGGTCGCCACCTTCCTCGAGCGCGGGACGGTGTGCCTCACCGACCGGCAACTGCTCGCCGCGTCGACGGCCCTCCAGGGCCTCCTCTCCCGGGTGACGGCTGCGGAACTGGTCGTGGTCCAGGAGCTGGAGACCCGAGGGACGACGCTCGCACTGCTCGGTGTGTCCACGCCGGCATGGCTACGCAGTGCGAACCGGCGGACGGCTCGCCAGGCTCATCAGACCGTCCGCACGGCCGCCGAGCTGGCGGCTCACCCCGCCGTGGCCCAGGCCTTGGGAGCAGGCGAGGCCTCACCTGAGCAGGCCCGCGGCATACTGGCCGGTCTGGCCGTCCTGCCGCCCGATCTCGACCCGGTCACCGCCTCGACGATCGATCAGGACGTGGTCGAGCACGCCGCCCGTTTCGACCCTGACCAGTTGCGTCAGTTGGCGAATCACGCGGTGGAGGTGCACGCCCCCGAGGTCGCGGAGGAGTGGCTGCGGAAGTTGCTGGAGCAGCAGGAGGCCGAGGCACGCAAGAAGCGGAAGCTGGACTGGAGCCGCGACGGGCAGGGGGCCACCTTCTTCCGAGCGAAGTTGCCCACCGTCGAGGGGGACGAGTTCATCGCCCTGATCGAGGCGTACGTGTCGAAGGCCTATCGCAGTCAGGAAATCGAGGCGCTCGACCCTGCCTACACCGCCCCGACCGCGTCGCAGTTGCGCGCCGATGCCCTGATGAGCCTGGTCGACCAGTGCGCGGCGGAGGCTGCGGCACCCGTGCAGGGCGGGGACCGTCCGCGGATCACCGTCGTGATCGACGAGGCGCGGCTCCGCAGCAGGATGGGGACCGCCGAACTCCTCGACTCCGGCGAGACCGTCTCGGCGGGGGCTCTGCGCCGGCTGGCGTGCGACGCGGACATCCTTCCTGCCGTCCTCGGCGGGTCGAGTCAACTGCTCGACGTGGGCCGGACGATGCGCCTGGTGTCGGGCGATCTGCGCCAGGCCGTCCACCTCCGCGACCGCGGCTGCGCCTTCCCCGCTTGCGATCGTCAGGCCCGGTTCTGCGAGGTCCACCACATCGTCCCCTGGGCGTGCGGCGGTGTCTCGGCGCTGCCCAACCTGGTACTGCTGTGCCGCCACCATCACGCCATGGTTGAGCCGGATCCCCGGTCGGTTCCGGGGGCTCGCTGGGAGGTGCGGATGGCGGCAGACGGCATCCCCGAGTTCCTGCCACCGCAAGCTCGCGGCTTCGCCCGGACGCCGCAGCGCAACGCCCGCTACGAGTTGCGAGATCCAGGCCCGCCGTGA